In Ananas comosus cultivar F153 linkage group 7, ASM154086v1, whole genome shotgun sequence, the sequence caaaatattaaaacaccgttctctgaCAGCTCAGGCAGGTGCaggtgcatgcatgcatgcatgcagggAATAGAGATATTTGAAACTTTGCGGTGCGTGCAGGTGAAGTGGTGGCTGGAGAGCGTGGCGGCGCTGGAGGAGCACGCGGCGAGGATCGAGGAGGAGTACCAGGAGCGGGCGCGGGCGCCGCCGGAGCAGGCGGCGGGGATATCGATGTGGTCGACGTACCAGCTGAGCAAGCTGGCCGACGAGACCCTGGCGGAGGCGCGGAACTGGAAGGACAAGGGCGCGTTCCAGAAGGTCGCCGACGACCTGGTGCACGTCCGCTTCGAGGAGATGCCGACGGTGCCGGCGGTCGGCATGTCGCACCTGCTGGAGCAGCTGCGCGCCTGCGTCGTCGGCGACGACGACGTCGGCATCGTCGGCATCCACGGCATGGCCGGCGTCGGCAAGACGGCGCTGCTGAACAAGTTCCACAACGAGTTCCTCGCGGGCGCCGCCGACGTGAACGTCGCCATCTACATCGAGGTCAGCAGGGACTTCGACCTGGACGAGATCCAGAAGGTCATCGGCGACCGCCTCGGGCTGTCCTGGGACCGGAAGTCGCCCAAGGAGCGCGCCGTGGTGCTGTACAAGGTGCTGAGCAAGATGAACTTCGTGCTCCTGCTGGACGACCTGTGGGAGCCGCTCAACCTCCGGATGCTGGGAGTGCCGGTGCCGAAGCAGCGGTCCAGGAGCAAGATCATCCTGACCACCCGCATCGAGGACGTGTGCGACCGGATGGACGTGCGGCGGAAGATCAAGGTGGACTGCCTGCCCTGGGGCGAGGCGTGGGAGCTGTTCCAGGAGAAGGTCGGGGAGGCGCTGGTGCGGTCGAATCCCGAGATCCGGCGGCACGCGGAGGAGCTGGCGGCCAAGTGCGGGGGGCTGCCGCTGGCGCTGATCACCGTCGGCCGCGCCATGGCCAGCAAGCGGACCGCCAAGGAGTGGAAGCACGCCATCACCGTCCTCCGGATCGCGCCCTGGCAGCTCCTCGGCATGGAGGGcgacctcctccgccacctcaaGCACAGCTACGACAACCTCCAGAACGACAAGCTCCGGACCTGCCTGCTGTACTGCTCCCTGTTCCCGGAGGAGTTCTCGATCTACAAGGAGTGGATCATCGGGTACTGCATCGGCGAGGGGTTCATCGACGACCTCTACACCGAGATGGACGAGATCTACAACAAGGGCCACGACCTGCTCGGGGTGCTGAAGACGGCCTCCCTGCTGGAGAGAGGGGACGACGAGGATCACATCAAGATGCACCCGATGATCCGCGCCATGGCGCTGTGGATCGCCTCCGAGTTCGGGGCCAAGGAGACCAAGTGGCTCGTCCGCGCCGGGATCGGACTCAAGGAGGCTCCCGGGGCCGAGAACTGGGGCGAGGCCGAGCGGATTTCGCTCATGCGGAACAACATTCACGAGCTGTACGAGACGCCGAACAGCCCCAGTCTGAAGACTCTGATGCTGCAGGGGAACCCCGCGTTGGAGAGGATCTGCGACGGCTTCTTCCGGTTCATGCCGTCGCTGCGCGTTCTCGATCTCTCGCACACTTCGATCGGCGAACTGCCGTCGGGGCTCAGCGCCTTATCCGGCCTGCAGTACCTCGACCTCTACAACACGAACATCCGGTCGCTGCCGCAGGAGCTGGGAGCGCTGGTGAACTTGCGGTTTCTGCTCCTCTCCAACATGCCCCTCGCGACGATCGCGAGCGGGGTGATCGGCAGCCTGGCGATGCTGCAGGTGCTGTACATGGATCTGAGCTACGGGGACTGGAAGGTCGGGACCGCAGGGACCGGCGTCGAGCTCCAGGAGCTCGAGGGGCTGCGGCGGCTGAAGGCGCTGGACATCACGATTCAGACGGTCGACGCCCTGCAGCGGCTCTCGCGCTCGCACCGGCTCGCCGGCTCGATGCGGAACCTGCTCATGAAGGGGTGCGGCGGCTTGACGAGGATCCAGTTGCCCTCCAGTGATCTCTGGAGGAACATGAATGGATTGAAGAGGGTGTGGATCGTGGGTTGTGGGGATCTGGAGGAGGTGGTCATTGATGGGAGCAAAGACGGTGACGAGATGCCCGCTCTTCCCAGCCTACAAAGTGTCAACTATCAGGGAAGAGGGAGCTTCATAGATGATGAATTGCCTATTCTCCCTAGCCTGCAGAGTATCATCCTTCAAGGCCTGCAAAAGGCTAAGATCATCTACAAAGGTGGGTGTGTGCAGCACCTCACCTCCCTGGACGTTTGGCTCTGTATCGGATTGGAGCAACTCATTACTTTCGAAGATGCCGTCGACGGCGAAGCGGACGGAGAAGAGCCAAGGGTTGTCGCGGCGTTCCCTGCTCTCAAAGAGCTGCACCTCAACCGTCTCCCGAACTTCAAGAGCTTCAGCGACAGTCGGACTTTGCTGGCCTTCCCCGCACTGGAGAAGCTCACCATTGTCGAGTGCCCGAAGCTGAAGAAGATCGAATTGGACGCGAGGGAGCTGCAGGAGATCCGCTGCAGCCTAGAATGGTGGGATGGGTTGGTGTGGGGTGATGAAGAGGTCAAATCTTATTTCGCGCCGCTCGTCAGACAAATTTTGTGTTAGTTGGTATTGTTCTCACCTATCCAACTTCTCTCcctctaattttcttttcttttcttttctttccattgATTATGAGTTTAGATCCCAAAGTTTGATCTCGATTTCAATCGCCGCATCGTGTCCTCAGAGCgtcaatttgataattttttagtccctaaaatttattttgcacAGAAGTAAAATCATCCAATAGATTGGTAAAAACTTTGTAAATTGTCAAATTGGAACTCTAGGAATGTAGTTGGAATCTGGGCTACACTTGGAGGACTAAGCTCattaaaattcttttcttttgttctacattttttgggttcaaattttttatgTGCTAATTGGAGGATTCATTTCTCTCTACTTGTAGGATAGAGAGTATGATTGTTTGAGCCCTGCATTATCTGCGGCTTAAATTTTGTTCTGTTTGAGAGACACAGGATGTATTAGATTCATACTATGAATGAATCATGTTGAGTAGCATATCGTACGGTTACATTCTTTTGTAGATTTTGCCAGTTCTGAGAACTAAGAAAACTTACTGCAGCAACAGATGTGATAAGAGAATTACTCTGATTTTGTATTTTGGTTCCCATCCCTTTCTGAACATGGTTTTTTATACTTCCAGTTCTATGTTAATATGCCTCAATTCTGTATTCAATTCTTTGTAATGATCTTGGACTTACTTTACTTAGATATGCAATAGGCCAGTACTACAGCATTGTGTTAACATAGAAGCTCAGCTTTAGATCTTGTGTGTTTTATGTGTAACTTGTGTGATTGTACATTGCGAGCCACATCGAATGGCTCATGCGAGCCATTCGATGTGGCTAccaactattcaaaatttttttgatagaagaAGCTAGAGACCTTCAGTAAAGGCAACACCCGTCCCCGGCAACCAAGACCCACCTTGTATCAGCGCGGCCACCGTAAAGGCCTTCGCCACGTTCGGATCGGTGATCACGTGATACCGTGGCCATCGCACCCGCCCGGCGGTCCCTGCCCCAGGCCCGCGGTTCTGATACTCCCCGTAGAACAGGGTCTTCAATGCGAAGTCGCCATTCCACTCTAACCACCCTTTCGGGGCGATGTGATCGTCGATAAACGACTGCATGAACAGCGTCTTCGAATACGCCTTCCACGGCCGGCCGAGGTACGACGGAATGGCCTTCTTGACGGGCGAAAGGTCCGGCCCGGGCAACACCTGGCAGTTCTGGATGGAGGTGGCGGTGCTCTGGTTCGGGTCCTCGCGGCCTTGGGCGGTGATCGTGTTTTCTTGGTTCGGTAACGGCTTACGCGCGATGATCTGACAATTCTGGATCACTACGGCGGCATTGCCGAAGATGAAGTCAATTGTGCCGGATATGTGGCTGTCGCGGTAGAACTGGCAGAGGGAGTGGGCGTAGAGGGTGTCCTGATAGCTGTCGATGCTGCAGGGGTTGATAGCAGCCTTATCGGCGCCGACGCGGAGGGCCACTGCCTGCTGCTTCTTTGGCCCAGCTGTGTTCTCGATCTTGAGGTCTTGGAGAATGAGTCCATCGCCTACAGCAGCTGAACAACAGTTCTAACGTCAACCAACTGCATTAAACAGTGGTGGTAGTTTAGCAAAAATATAACAGTTAAACTTGGTCTCTATGTCTTTACCTAATGTGGCGGAGTTGAAGGTGGTGGAGCCGTCGATGACGTTGCGGCTCCCGGTGATCACCGTCGCGCTCTTGCCGTCGCCGACGATCATCACGTTCTTCTTCGTCTTTCCTATATTGACGTTCTCCTTGTACACTCCTTTCTTTACGTAGATCACGTACCTTGCGCTTTTCCTGCCGTCCCGTGCTGCATCCACCGCCTCCTGCACCGTCGCAAACTTCCCGCTCCCGTCCTTTGCCACGATCACATCGGCCTGGATTCCTCCGTCGGCCACAGAACCTTCTAGAATCTTCCGGTCGTGGTGCGACAGCCACGAGGGGAACTTCTTGAACGTGATGACGTCGTCGTCAGCGACGGGGGAGACGGCGTTGAGAACGGCGAGCGCGGCGCTGGCCAGGGCATTGAGGGACTCCAATTGTGGCCCCACCGAGGCTTTCGCCGACCTGCGGAGGCCGTCGCGGCACGTGCCGTAGTTGGTGAGCACGGCGCTCACCCACGTGCGAGCATTGCAGCGGGCCGCCCCTCCGGCGACAGCCGCGAGCCGGTCTCGCGAAAGGTCCATCAGCTGCATGCAGTCAGAGAGAGCTGACTGCTGCTCCGGCTCGTTGATTCGGAGACGGACGTCGGACACAGCAGCTGCTGCAACATCTGGTACAGCGACTTATTCACTATTGCGGCCGGGAAATATTATCACCGGCGGCAGTAGAGACTGCAGCGTCAGAGACAATGGCGCTGCAGGACGCAGCGTTAGCATTAGGAGAGTTGGTACAAAGATCGGACAACTGAATAGGATTTAAAATAGAAATGTGATGAATGATAGCAAATCCGGTTACTGAGACGAGAGCGGCGAACAAGAACAGCTTACACATCCAACTACTCTTTCTGgtaggaggagagaggaggaggtggtcaTGGGATGGTGGAGACATGGTGGGGATTAAGACTCAAAGATAAAAGATGTGCGTGCAAGTAAAAGGATAGCACTGCAATGGCCTTTTTAAACTGAGGAGATGGTGGAAGGATAAGACTCAAAACTTTTCTCAATAAGATTCCATGTTGACACGGATCTtctctaaagcaagtggcaaaaagtttggtggttggtatccgaaattcaaatttgaatcctaatttattcacattttcagctacgtttatttccaaataaaaaaaaaaataaaacagatagCGTTTATTTCCAAATAAGACTGCTTGGGAGAGTTGGTTTCCTTTTAGTTTTAGTGCTCCCTTTTGTTCTGTCACCAACTCACTCACTCTTGTagcatatttttaattagttggatgaaatactatttatttatttatttattaatttatcaagTAAGAAACAATTaagtagatataaaaatatactcaAAACAAGAGATACTACCGAACCTAGATTCCCCCGCTCCCAGTTTTAGAACACGTTTTAAATCAAGGAGCTAGCCAGTGACCAAGCCAGAAATTAAAATTGGGAAAggccaaaatttagatttgatggaaaaaaaaattcaatctcgaatagtaaaaaaaataatttgtcaGATTTATTGATAACAACAAGATGTTCAAAAAAGAATAAGACTGTAAGAGTTGAAGTGAAAGAACCAAGAAATTCGAAAAAAATTTGAgacacaaattttattaaaaaattaatttggccccctaaaattaaaatttataatattttaatttttattataaaaaatttttatataattttaaaaaatttaagaaggGCCATGACCACTGTGGGCCCCTCAATAGCTCCGTCCCCGGAGCTTCCTAAAGAACTGGCAAAGTAAATAGCTCCACTTTTTAGttggggtggaaacgagccgagctcgagccctaaacgagctgtttgaaattcttaacatcgtgcaatctatagtttaatttttataaaatattatctaaaatttgatataaaaaatatctaatagtttaatatacaaaatgaatgcataaaatacgatattataatacttaaaaaaaattaggaaaagcaACTCCGcgagaaagtgaaaaagagagaaagagagcaattagagtaggattttgttagtttggttttgtgggcccaataatctaaattctatatacatataattaaaatacataatatatattattttatataatatcaatataatattatatatatatatatataatatatatataatatatatatatatatatatatagagtttgtttactatatatatttttatgagtataaacccctttatatatactcataagttttcgaccgttagatctatcttttgactattttcatccattaaattatactattcaacgaaccacccactcaatctgggggaccactatcattctaatcgcacataccaaactaaaaatttataagtacataAAAAAGTGTCTATATTTGTAAGAGTATAGCAGCCcgagcctatatatatagaattgggttactatactattaatggTACAAACCGCTTGCTATTAATTTCGGCCCTTGATGAAGGATGTGCGGTCAGGATATGAtactcctagggttgagtgggtggctagttgaatagtatgatctaacgaagtaacgaatgaaaatggctaaagggatagatctaacagcagaaaactcgatagcatcaaatacttggtactatcgatagtataatagccagactaatatatatatatatataataatatatatatatatatatatatagagagaggagagagagagagagagagagagagagagagagagagagagagagactctgactactatattatcgatagtactaaatgTTTGGTGTTATCGATTTTTAcgccgttagatcatattatttaactaaccaCTCACTCTACCTaaaggatcactatcattctagtcgatatctcttcatccaaaagccgaaaacctaata encodes:
- the LOC109712681 gene encoding disease resistance protein RPS2-like; this encodes MEFVASIIDNVFRPLKDFFARSFGYVASCGDYVAALADEMNELKSKRDDVKRMVDAAERQGMEPTSQVKWWLESVAALEEHAARIEEEYQERARAPPEQAAGISMWSTYQLSKLADETLAEARNWKDKGAFQKVADDLVHVRFEEMPTVPAVGMSHLLEQLRACVVGDDDVGIVGIHGMAGVGKTALLNKFHNEFLAGAADVNVAIYIEVSRDFDLDEIQKVIGDRLGLSWDRKSPKERAVVLYKVLSKMNFVLLLDDLWEPLNLRMLGVPVPKQRSRSKIILTTRIEDVCDRMDVRRKIKVDCLPWGEAWELFQEKVGEALVRSNPEIRRHAEELAAKCGGLPLALITVGRAMASKRTAKEWKHAITVLRIAPWQLLGMEGDLLRHLKHSYDNLQNDKLRTCLLYCSLFPEEFSIYKEWIIGYCIGEGFIDDLYTEMDEIYNKGHDLLGVLKTASLLERGDDEDHIKMHPMIRAMALWIASEFGAKETKWLVRAGIGLKEAPGAENWGEAERISLMRNNIHELYETPNSPSLKTLMLQGNPALERICDGFFRFMPSLRVLDLSHTSIGELPSGLSALSGLQYLDLYNTNIRSLPQELGALVNLRFLLLSNMPLATIASGVIGSLAMLQVLYMDLSYGDWKVGTAGTGVELQELEGLRRLKALDITIQTVDALQRLSRSHRLAGSMRNLLMKGCGGLTRIQLPSSDLWRNMNGLKRVWIVGCGDLEEVVIDGSKDGDEMPALPSLQSVNYQGRGSFIDDELPILPSLQSIILQGLQKAKIIYKGGCVQHLTSLDVWLCIGLEQLITFEDAVDGEADGEEPRVVAAFPALKELHLNRLPNFKSFSDSRTLLAFPALEKLTIVECPKLKKIELDARELQEIRCSLEWWDGLVWGDEEVKSYFAPLVRQILC
- the LOC109712682 gene encoding pectinesterase-like (The sequence of the model RefSeq protein was modified relative to this genomic sequence to represent the inferred CDS: added 307 bases not found in genome assembly), with the protein product MSPPSHDLLLLSPPTRKSSWMCKLFLFAALVSVTGFAIIHSISILNPIQLSDLCTNSPNANAASCSAIVSDAAVSTAAGDNISQPDPVRIFTAIVNKSLYQLDVAAAAVSDVRLRINEPEQQSALSDCMQLMDLSRDRLAAVAGGAARCNARTWVSAVLTNYGTCRDGLRRSAKASVGPQLESLNALASAALAVLNAVSPVADDDVITFKKFPSWLSHHDRKILEGSVADGGIQADVIVAKDGSGKFATVQEAVDAARDGRKSARYVIYVKKGVYKENVNIGKTKKNVMIVGDGKSATVITGSRNVIDGSTTFNSATLAAVGDGLILQDLKIENTAGPKKQQAVALRVGADKAAINPCSIDSYQDTLYAHSLCQFYRDSHISGTIDFIFGNAAVVIQNCQIIARKPLPNQENTITAQGREDPNQSTATSIQNCQVLPGPDLSPVKKAIPSYLGRPWKAYSKTLFMQSFIDDHIAPKGWLEWNGDFALKTLFYGEYQNRGPGAGTAGRVRWPRYHVITDPNVAKAFTVAALIQGGSWLPGTGVAFTEGL